A single genomic interval of Prunus dulcis chromosome 5, ALMONDv2, whole genome shotgun sequence harbors:
- the LOC117626981 gene encoding hypersensitive-induced response protein 1 isoform X1 translates to MFREGTNSEENMGNLFCCVQVDQSTVAVKEKFGRFVEVLEPGCHCLPWFLGHQIAGHLSLRLQQLDVRCETKTKDNVFVNVVASIQYRALADKANDAFYKLSNTRSQIQAYVFDVIRASVPKLNLDAAFEQKNDIAKAVEDELEKAMSAYGYEIVQTLIVDIEPDEHVKRAMNEINAAARMRVAANEKAEAEKILQIKRAEGEAESKYLSGLGIARQRQAIVDGLRDSVLGFSVNVPGTTAKDVMDMVLVTQYFDTMKEIGASSKSSAVFIPHGPGSVRDVASQIRDGLLQGSHQ, encoded by the exons ATGTTTCGTGAAGGTACAAATAGTGAAGAGAACATGGGTAATCTTTTCTGTTGTGTACAAGTTGATCAATCCACAGTAGCTGTAAAGGAAAAATTTGGTAGGTTTGTGGAAGTTCTTGAGCCAGGATGCCATTGCCTGCCTTGGTTTCTTGGGCATCAGATTGCTGgtcatctctctcttcgttTGCAGCAATTGGACGTGCGCTGTGAGACCAAGACAAAG GACAACGTATTTGTCAACGTCGTTGCATCTATTCAATATCGTGCTCTGGCAGACAAAGCAAATGATGCCTTCTACAAACTCAGCAACACAAGGTCTCAAATCCAGGCCTATGTTTTTGATG tCATTAGAGCTAGTGTTCCAAAGCTCAACCTGGATGCTGCTTTTGAGCAAAAGAATGACATTGCAAAAGCTGTAGAAGATGAGCTCGAGAAA GCTATGTCTGCTTATGGTTATGAGATTGTACAAACGCTCATTGTTGACATAGAACCAGATGAGCATGTGAAACGGGCAATGAACGAAATCAATGCTG CTGCAAGAATGCGGGTGGCAGCTAATGAGAAGGCAGAGGCAGAGAAGATTTTGCAAATTAAGCGGGCTGAGGGTGAGGCCGAATCCAAGTATCTCTCTGGGCTGGGTATAGCTCGCCAGCGTCAAGCAATTGTAGATGGTTTGAGAGACAGTGTGCTGGGCTTCTCTGTCAATGTTCCAGGGACTACTGCAAAGGATGTCATGGACATGGTCCTTGTGACTCAGTATTTTGACACCATGAAGGAAATTGGCGCTTCCTCTAAATCCTCTGCCGTGTTTATTCCCCATGGACCTGGTTCTGTCCGTGATGTAGCTTCTCAGATTCGTGATGGACTTCTTCAGGGTTCTCACCAGTAG
- the LOC117626990 gene encoding inactive protein RESTRICTED TEV MOVEMENT 2-like: MAQVRGSSTRGMGERSSSSTRLHQKILPSSGWTEDSNGHYLLVDLPDFKKEEVKLVVNVSAGHLTVSGQRQVNEKKSEYFEQNFTIPPNSDVDKITGKFDGEILYVTVPKVAAVVEEKKEAEPEIENQNVDETAATEPAKPENKNVEGAAAENIHLTRPKNDGQHSNKDDGASKKLSGINDRIFFSLENIRKWDKHEDGILKTAMEMLSKNKGTVITAVVAFSLGVLVSRQTFQ; this comes from the exons ATGGCACAAGTCAGAGGATCATCAACAAGAGGGATGGGAGAGAGATCGTCATCATCGACACGCTTGCACCAAAAGATTTTGCCTTCCTCAGGTTGGACAGAGGACTCCAATGGCCATTATCTTCTTGTTGATCTTCCAG ATTTTAAGAAGGAGGAGGTGAAGCTTGTGGTGAATGTCTCAGCTGGCCATTTAACAGTCAGCGGACAAAGGCAAGTCAATGAGAAGAAATCTGAGTATTTTGAGCAGAACTTTACCATCCCTCCAAACTCAGATGTCGATAAGATCACCGGAAAATTTGACGGTGAGATTCTCTATGTCACTGTGCCAAAGGTAGCAGCAGTTgtagaagaaaagaaagaagcggAACCTGaaatagaaaaccaaaatgttGATGAAACCGCTGCCACAGAACCAGCTAAGCCAGAGAACAAAAATGTGGAAGGCGCTGCAGCAGAAAACATACACTTAACAAGACCGAAAAATGATGGACAGCACTCGAACAAAGATGATGGAGCCTCAAAAAAATTATCAGGAATTAATGACCGCATATTCTTTTCTCTGGAGAATATAAGGAAATGGGATAAGCATGAAGATGGGATTTTGAAGACTGCAATGGAGATGTTGAGCAAAAATAAAGGGACTGTTATAACAGCTGTGGTGGCATTTTCACTAGGGGTGCTAGTTTCTCGTCAGACGTTCCAATGA
- the LOC117626986 gene encoding protein QUIRKY, giving the protein MMVSFQLPTQQQSPPQQQPPPQSQSQPQPQPQPQPQPQPSEPPQPPRTVRKLIVEVVDARDLLPKDGQGSSSPYVVADFDGQRKRTSTKYKSLNPAWNEALEFVVSDPDHMEYEELEIEVLNDKRFGNSSGTARKNHFLGRVKLYGTQFSRRGDEGLVYFQLEKKSVFSWIKGEIGLRIYYYDELVEESPPPPPQEDPPQEKPRSPRPGVGVVEESRVFEVPGFPLANRMHESSYSPPVVEESPPPMVHVHSEQAGHDMSSHHQHQPEPQFQSEVRKMETHRMMNTERVRILRKPNGDFSPKVISGKFAGPEMERIHPRDLVEPMQYLFIRIVKARGLAPNESPYVRVRTSTHMVRSKPAVHRPGEPTDSPEWNQVFALAHNRPDSVSSELEIVVLDLPSDKFLGGIRFNLADVLVRDPPDSPLAPQWCSLDGDQNSGRITGEIQLSVWIGTQADDAFPEAWSSDAPFVAHTRSKVYQSPKLWYLRLTIMEAQDLHIPSNLPPLTAPEIRVKAQLGPQSARTRRGSMNNHSASFHWNEDLIFVAGEPLEDSLILIVEDRTNKDAEILGHVVIPVSSIEQRIDERYVASKWFGLECQGNALECRRSEPYCGRIHLRLCLEGGYHVLDEAAHVCSDFRPTAKQLWKPAVGILELGILGARGLLPMKAKSGGKGSTDAYCVAKYGKKWVRTRTITDSFDPRWNEQYTWQVYDPCTVLTIGVFDNWRMFAGVGEDKPDCRIGKIRIRISTLESNKVYTNSYPLLVLLRTGLKKMGEIELAVRFACPSLLPETCAVYGQPLLPRMHYLRPLGVAQQEALRGAATRMVSAWLARSEPPLGSEVVRYMLDADSHSWSMRKSKANWFRIVAVLAWLVGLAKWSDDIRRWRNPVTTVLVHVLYLVLVWYPDLIVPTGFLYVFLIGVWYYRFRPKIPAGMDIRLSQADTVDPDELDEEFDTIPSSRPPDVIRVRYDRLRMLAARVQTVLGDFATQGERAQALVSWRDPRATKLFIGVCLAITVVLYAVPPKMVAVALGFYYLRHPMFREHMPPASLNFFRRLPSLSDRLM; this is encoded by the coding sequence ATGATGGTTTCTTTCCAACTTCCAACCCAACAACAGTCACCGCCACAACAACAGCCACCGCCACAATCCCAAtcccaaccccaaccccagCCCCAGCCCCAGCCCCAGCCACAACCTTCAGAACCACCGCAGCCGCCGAGGACAGTAAGGAAGCTGATCGTCGAAGTCGTCGACGCGCGGGACCTTCTGCCCAAGGATGGCCAGGGCAGCTCCAGCCCCTACGTTGTCGCCGACTTCGACGGCCAGCGCAAGCGCACCTCCACCAAGTACAAGTCCCTCAACCCCGCCTGGAACGAGGCCCTCGAGTTCGTCGTCTCCGACCCCGACCACATGGAGTATGAGGAGCTCGAGATCGAGGTCCTCAACGACAAGCGTTTCGGCAACTCCAGTGGCACCGCCCGTAAAAACCACTTCCTCGGCAGGGTCAAGCTATACGGCACCCAGTTTTCCAGGCGCGGCGACGAGGGATTGGTATATTTCCAGCTGGAGAAGAAAAGCGTGTTCAGCTGGATCAAAGGCGAGATTGGACTGAGGATTTATTACTACGATGAGTTGGTTGAGGAATCGCCGCCTCCCCCGCCTCAGGAGGATCCGCCGCAGGAGAAGCCGAGATCTCCGCGTCCGGGGGTTGGGGTGGTCGAGGAAAGTAGGGTCTTCGAGGTCCCTGGATTTCCGCTTGCGAACCGAATGCACGAAAGCTCGTACTCGCCGCCGGTTGTCGAGGAGTCGCCGCCACCGATGGTTCATGTACATTCTGAACAGGCCGGGCACGATATGTCGAGTCATCATCAGCATCAGCCGGAGCCTCAGTTTCAATCGGAGGTGAGAAAAATGGAGACTCACAGAATGATGAATACTGAGAGAGTGAGAATCCTAAGGAAGCCTAACGGAGACTTCTCGCCGAAGGTGATTTCCGGCAAGTTCGCGGGGCCGGAGATGGAGAGAATCCACCCCCGCGATCTCGTTGAGCCGATGCAGTATTTGTTCATCAGAATAGTCAAGGCTCGAGGCCTGGCTCCGAACGAGAGCCCCTACGTGAGGGTCCGTACATCGACCCACATGGTGAGGTCGAAGCCGGCGGTTCACAGGCCCGGCGAGCCGACGGACTCGCCCGAGTGGAACCAGGTGTTCGCGCTCGCACACAACCGGCCTGACTCAGTGAGCTCGGAGCTGGAGATCGTCGTTCTCGACTTGCCGTCCGACAAGTTCTTAGGCGGCATTCGCTTCAACCTCGCCGATGTGCTGGTTCGAGATCCTCCGGACAGTCCCTTGGCTCCGCAATGGTGTTCTCTAGACGGAGATCAGAACTCCGGCCGAATCACCGGGGAAATCCAGCTCTCTGTTTGGATCGGGACCCAAGCCGACGATGCCTTCCCTGAAGCGTGGAGCTCCGACGCGCCATTCGTGGCTCACACGCGTTCCAAAGTTTACCAATCGCCGAAGCTCTGGTATCTGAGATTGACGATTATGGAAGCTCAGGACCTTCACATTCCATCGAATTTGCCTCCATTAACGGCTCCCGAGATCCGAGTCAAAGCTCAGCTGGGGCCACAATCAGCTAGAACCAGGCGCGGATCCATGAATAATCACAGCGCGTCGTTTCACTGGAACGAGGACCTCATCTTCGTCGCAGGGGAGCCTCTCGAGGACTCGTTGATCTTAATCGTCGAGGACCGCACCAATAAAGACGCCGAGATCCTCGGCCACGTCGTAATTCCGGTGAGCTCGATCGAGCAGCGAATCGACGAGCGCTACGTGGCGTCCAAGTGGTTCGGGCTGGAGTGCCAAGGAAACGCGCTGGAGTGCCGCAGGAGCGAGCCCTACTGCGGCAGAATCCATCTACGGCTCTGCTTGGAGGGAGGGTATCACGTGCTGGACGAAGCGGCGCACGTGTGCAGTGACTTTCGGCCCACAGCTAAGCAGCTGTGGAAGCCGGCTGTAGGCATTTTGGAGCTGGGGATTCTCGGCGCTCGCGGCTTGCTTCCCATGAAAGCCAAATCAGGTGGGAAAGGCTCCACGGACGCTTACTGTGTGGCCAAGTACGGGAAAAAGTGGGTCCGTACTCGGACCATCACCGATAGCTTTGACCCGCGCTGGAACGAGCAGTACACGTGGCAGGTTTATGACCCTTGCACCGTCCTCACCATAGGAGTGTTTGACAACTGGCGCATGTTTGCTGGCGTGGGGGAGGACAAACCAGACTGCCGTATAGGAAAAATACGAATACGTATATCTACGCTGGAGAGCAACAAGGTGTATACGAACTCATACCCGCTGCTGGTGCTGTTGAGAACTGGGTTGAAGAAAATGGGTGAAATCGAGTTGGCGGTTCGGTTTGCCTGCCCGTCGTTGCTGCCCGAGACATGCGCGGTCTATGGACAACCATTGCTTCCTAGAATGCACTATCTCCGCCCCCTTGGGGTGGCTCAACAGGAGGCATTGCGCGGTGCCGCCACTCGCATGGTGTCAGCATGGCTAGCTCGCTCAGAGCCGCCTTTGGGGTCCGAGGTGGTGAGGTACATGTTGGATGCGGATTCGCATTCATGGAGCATGAGAAAAAGCAAGGCGAATTGGTTTCGGATTGTGGCTGTGCTTGCATGGTTGGTCGGGTTGGCAAAATGGTCTGATGATATTAGAAGATGGAGAAACCCGGTTACCACGGTTTTGGTCCATGTGTTGTATTTAGTTCTTGTTTGGTACCCGGATTTGATTGTCCCAACCGGGTTTCTATACGTGTTCTTAATTGGTGTTTGGTATTACCGGTTCAGGCCCAAGATCCCAGCCGGGATGGATATCCGGCTGTCTCAAGCGGATACGGTTGATCCGGATGAACTTGATGAGGAGTTTGATACAATCCCAAGCTCAAGGCCACCCGATGTCATCCGGGTTCGGTATGATCGGTTACGGATGTTGGCAGCCCGGGTCCAAACAGTTTTGGGTGATTTTGCGACACAGGGAGAGCGGGCCCAAGCCTTGGTGAGCTGGAGAGACCCAAGAGCCACAAAACTGTTCATTGGAGTGTGCCTAGCTATCACTGTGGTTTTGTATGCAGTGCCACCAAAAATGGTTGCTGTGGCCTTGGGATTTTACTATCTGCGCCACCCCATGTTCCGAGAGCACATGCCGCCGGCTAGCCTGAACTTCTTCCGGAGGCTGCCAAGCTTGTCGGACCGGTTAATGTAG
- the LOC117626984 gene encoding mitochondrial outer membrane protein porin of 36 kDa-like, translated as MSNTPGASFNIGKEARDLLYKDFAYQPPVRFDYRSLNWSSDVSCKVKLIAPGLSTLFSFTIPDYGRVELQYENPFVGIAGGIGLIRNSSNTYDPVANLSGVVGIGGSSLFTIGADLAADIATGAFDKFNAGLSFNGAFATASLSLDKLDTLKASWYHMVNPLTNTALGAELKHSFSTNDTALAVGARHAFFPSTLAKARVSTHGSVGVVIQQGFWQKIFMSISGEVDFVGMNKSPKIGLSLAVRL; from the exons ATGAGTAACACTCCAGGTGCCTCCTTCAACATTGGCAAGGAGGCCAGAG ATCTTCTCTACAAAGATTTTGCTTATCAACCGCCCGTGCGGTTTGATTATCGAAGCCTCAACTGGAGCAGTGATGTTTCATGCAAAG TTAAACTGATTGCTCCTGGCCTCAGCACCCTCTTCAGTTTTACCATACCAGATTATGGCAGG GTGGAGCTGCAATATGAAAACCCTTTTGTGGGGATTGCTGGAGGAATCGGATTGATACGAAATTCCTCCAATACATATGATCCAGTTGCAAACTTATCTGGTGTGGTAGGCATAGGAGGCAGTTCTCTGTTCACCATTGGAGCTGACCTTGCCGCTGACATAGCTACGGGGGCATTTGACAAATTCAACGCCGGTTTGAGCTTCAATGGTGCCTTTGCTACTGCTTCCTTGTCCCT GGACAAGCTTGATACTTTAAAAGCTTCATGGTACCACATGGTGAACCCACTGACCAACACAGCCCTTGGAGCAGAGTTGAAACATAGCTTTTCAACAAATGATACTGCCCTCGCGGTCGGTGCCCGGCATGCATTTTTTCCCTCTACGCTGGCGAAGGCTCGAGTTAGCACGCACGGCAGCGTTGGTGTTGTTATACAGCAAGGATTCTGGCAAAAGATCTTTATGTCTATATCTGGAGAGGTGGATTTTGTAGGCATGAACAAAAGTCCAAAAATTGGACTATCTCTGGCTGTTAGGCTCTAA
- the LOC117626989 gene encoding uncharacterized protein LOC117626989: protein MGSPQIGSSSFQWVNFVITIKVSSVGISGSLMADVRGSTRWSTSTIGLRRKVVPFSEWMEDSKGHYLLLQLPNFKKGEVNVEVNDSAGHVTISGERQVNKENESGSSEEEEEEEDEFESFDEEESESDQSSEDEMYFVEIKNEFEYFEEKFSIPPNSDANMITAKLEGETLYIIIPKIGATENDTQYTNVQGLLLRPENDGHYSNILLGNGHVLFSLENIRKWDEHEDGVLRMAMEMLSKQKRMVLTAATAAAVVAFSLGMLVSHQTFQSRGGE from the exons atggGTTCACCACAAATTGGATCATCATCTTTTCAATGggttaattttgttattacAATTAAGGTTTCATCGGTTGGTATTAGTGGATCGTTGATGGCAGATGTTAGAGGATCCACAAGATGGTCGACATCAACAATAGGCCTTCGTCGAAAGGTTGTACCTTTCTCAGAGTGGATGGAGGACTCCAAAGGCCATTATCTCCTCCTTCAACTTCCAA ATTTCAAAAAGGGGGAGGTGAACGTTGAGGTCAATGACTCAGCTGGCCATGTAACAATCAGCGGAGAAAGGCAAGTGAATAAAGAGAACGAATCTGGGTCTtctgaggaggaggaggaggaggaggatgaatTTGAGTCTTTTGATGAGGAGGAGAGTGAATCTGATCAGTCTTCTGAGGATGAAATGTATTTTGTGGAGATTAAGAATGAATTTGAGTATTTTGAGGAGAAATTTTCCATTCCGCCAAACTCAGATGCCAATATGATCACAGCAAAATTGGAGGGTGAGACGCTCTATATCATTATACCAAAGATAGGAGCAACAGAAAATGATACACAGTATACAAATGTCCAAGGCTTATTATTAAGACCCGAAAATGATGGACACTACTCAAACATACTATTAGGAAATGGCCATGTATTGTTCTCTctagaaaatataaggaaatgGGATGAGCATGAAGATGGGGTTTTAAGGATGGCAATGGAGATGTTGAGCAAACAGAAAAGGATGGTTTTAACCGCCGCGACCGCCGCGGCCGTTGTAGCATTTTCATTAGGGATGCTAGTTTCTCATCAGACGTTCCAATCAAGAGGAGGAGAATGA
- the LOC117626981 gene encoding hypersensitive-induced response protein-like protein 1 isoform X2: MGNLFCCVQVDQSTVAVKEKFGRFVEVLEPGCHCLPWFLGHQIAGHLSLRLQQLDVRCETKTKDNVFVNVVASIQYRALADKANDAFYKLSNTRSQIQAYVFDVIRASVPKLNLDAAFEQKNDIAKAVEDELEKAMSAYGYEIVQTLIVDIEPDEHVKRAMNEINAAARMRVAANEKAEAEKILQIKRAEGEAESKYLSGLGIARQRQAIVDGLRDSVLGFSVNVPGTTAKDVMDMVLVTQYFDTMKEIGASSKSSAVFIPHGPGSVRDVASQIRDGLLQGSHQ, from the exons ATGGGTAATCTTTTCTGTTGTGTACAAGTTGATCAATCCACAGTAGCTGTAAAGGAAAAATTTGGTAGGTTTGTGGAAGTTCTTGAGCCAGGATGCCATTGCCTGCCTTGGTTTCTTGGGCATCAGATTGCTGgtcatctctctcttcgttTGCAGCAATTGGACGTGCGCTGTGAGACCAAGACAAAG GACAACGTATTTGTCAACGTCGTTGCATCTATTCAATATCGTGCTCTGGCAGACAAAGCAAATGATGCCTTCTACAAACTCAGCAACACAAGGTCTCAAATCCAGGCCTATGTTTTTGATG tCATTAGAGCTAGTGTTCCAAAGCTCAACCTGGATGCTGCTTTTGAGCAAAAGAATGACATTGCAAAAGCTGTAGAAGATGAGCTCGAGAAA GCTATGTCTGCTTATGGTTATGAGATTGTACAAACGCTCATTGTTGACATAGAACCAGATGAGCATGTGAAACGGGCAATGAACGAAATCAATGCTG CTGCAAGAATGCGGGTGGCAGCTAATGAGAAGGCAGAGGCAGAGAAGATTTTGCAAATTAAGCGGGCTGAGGGTGAGGCCGAATCCAAGTATCTCTCTGGGCTGGGTATAGCTCGCCAGCGTCAAGCAATTGTAGATGGTTTGAGAGACAGTGTGCTGGGCTTCTCTGTCAATGTTCCAGGGACTACTGCAAAGGATGTCATGGACATGGTCCTTGTGACTCAGTATTTTGACACCATGAAGGAAATTGGCGCTTCCTCTAAATCCTCTGCCGTGTTTATTCCCCATGGACCTGGTTCTGTCCGTGATGTAGCTTCTCAGATTCGTGATGGACTTCTTCAGGGTTCTCACCAGTAG